From the genome of Melioribacteraceae bacterium, one region includes:
- a CDS encoding major capsid protein — protein sequence MSTQALRRIVDPVLTNIARGYTNADHVGLNLAPIVPVVKEGGKIPLFTKESFKVYNTERAIRAKSNRISPDIHTSVDYVLAEHDLEYPLDYREIDEDIYNLRLHATQVVTDGISLRMEKMIADLVQDLTTYPSGNKVTLGSADKFTNVTSNPVAVFESAKEAIRGKIAKRPNFCVIGAVAYNALKVHPAILDKIKYTQNAVITIELLRQLLDFENLLVGDAVYAADDGTFQDIWRDNVILAYVQREISDIPRNYYEPAFAYTLRKKNNPFVDTYTEGGKIEVIRNTDHFVAKIVGPDAGFLINDTN from the coding sequence ATGAGTACTCAAGCACTTCGCCGTATAGTTGATCCTGTCCTTACAAACATTGCGCGCGGTTATACCAACGCAGATCATGTAGGCCTAAACCTTGCTCCAATTGTCCCTGTTGTTAAAGAAGGGGGTAAAATCCCTCTCTTCACAAAAGAATCTTTCAAGGTTTACAATACAGAGCGTGCAATCCGCGCTAAATCAAACCGTATCAGTCCCGATATTCATACATCAGTCGATTATGTCCTTGCAGAGCACGATCTCGAATATCCGCTAGACTACCGTGAAATCGACGAGGATATCTACAACCTCCGCCTCCACGCCACTCAGGTAGTCACGGATGGAATCTCGCTTCGTATGGAGAAAATGATTGCGGATCTGGTCCAGGACCTAACTACATATCCTTCAGGCAATAAAGTCACTCTCGGATCAGCGGATAAGTTTACAAATGTAACAAGCAATCCGGTCGCTGTTTTTGAATCAGCCAAAGAGGCCATCCGCGGTAAAATTGCCAAGCGTCCTAATTTCTGTGTCATTGGAGCGGTTGCGTACAATGCTCTAAAAGTTCATCCTGCAATTCTCGATAAAATCAAATACACTCAAAATGCAGTCATTACAATTGAGCTCCTTCGCCAGCTGTTGGACTTTGAAAACCTTCTGGTAGGTGATGCAGTCTACGCTGCAGACGACGGCACCTTTCAGGATATCTGGAGAGATAATGTAATCCTCGCATATGTGCAGAGAGAAATTTCTGATATTCCTCGCAACTATTATGAACCTGCTTTTGCATATACGCTCCGTAAGAAAAACAATCCTTTTGTGGATACATATACTGAAGGCGGTAAAATTGAAGTGATTAGAAATACAGATCATTTTGTCGCTAAAATCGTCGGCCCCGATGCCGGTTTCTTAATCAACGATACTAATTAA